The following proteins come from a genomic window of Candidatus Francisella endociliophora:
- a CDS encoding restriction endonuclease subunit S, producing MRQKLDSVAKIFIGVATARYKYNPSKGKEDKRSYLLFSQNMLSDTGILQKYQPDTFIASKDLSFSCTQEGDIIFGLRKPNSAVYIDKNHTNLLVQSYMAIIRCNTDIILPEYLAFRLNTSDIQNQLQKDIQGGTAIQLLKIQSLKEVVIDIPNIEKQKQLISVLKTGYSEIQVLEQIIQHKQQLLKSII from the coding sequence ATGAGACAAAAGTTAGATAGTGTTGCCAAAATATTTATAGGTGTTGCAACTGCTCGTTATAAATATAATCCTTCAAAAGGTAAAGAAGACAAGAGGAGTTATTTGTTATTTAGTCAAAATATGCTGAGCGATACTGGTATTCTTCAAAAGTATCAACCGGATACATTTATTGCAAGTAAAGATCTATCTTTTAGTTGTACACAAGAGGGTGATATAATTTTTGGGCTTAGAAAGCCAAATAGTGCTGTATATATTGATAAAAATCATACAAATCTTCTTGTGCAGTCTTATATGGCTATAATACGCTGCAATACTGATATTATTTTGCCTGAGTATTTAGCTTTCAGATTGAATACTTCAGATATACAAAATCAATTACAAAAAGATATTCAAGGTGGTACAGCAATTCAACTTTTAAAAATCCAAAGCTTAAAAGAAGTAGTGATTGATATACCAAATATTGAAAAGCAAAAACAACTTATATCGGTACTAAAAACAGGCTATAGTGAAATACAAGTACTAGAGCAAATAATCCAACATAAACAACAGCTTTTAAAATCAATAATATAG
- a CDS encoding helix-turn-helix transcriptional regulator, which translates to MRLITMEEEYLKIDEVLKIIKKKKTTLYAYIARGDFPKPIKVFGNSLWLKSEVDKFMASFVEQRNKKQKQFRDVEEANYVK; encoded by the coding sequence ATGAGATTAATAACTATGGAAGAAGAATATTTAAAGATAGATGAAGTCCTGAAGATAATAAAAAAGAAAAAAACGACTCTTTATGCGTATATCGCGAGAGGGGATTTTCCTAAGCCTATAAAGGTTTTTGGCAATAGTCTATGGCTAAAATCTGAAGTTGATAAGTTTATGGCTAGTTTCGTTGAGCAACGAAATAAGAAGCAAAAACAGTTTAGAGATGTTGAGGAGGCTAATTATGTTAAATAA
- a CDS encoding TriL protein codes for MIETRGRKDLIEQGNKRVKFALDFLADEVYTNRQILKEVTGITSSQGIGGFIKRLEKLGFAREINLPSVEETNKTYKIIGITSQGMAETNHLDRRGFEISKLKHSQLLHKFLCQQIHLQVIKQNHKYISGRWLTDDWFGGKNVKRPDAIIITEDNQKIAIEAERTIKSKYRYQQIIVQYLKMIKANQITKVRYVMPDQAKAQMVEKAIKSIKSVTISTNGQKRQFNLTEDVWKWFEFTPI; via the coding sequence ATGATTGAGACTAGAGGTAGAAAAGATCTTATAGAACAAGGCAATAAACGAGTTAAGTTTGCCTTAGATTTCTTAGCTGATGAAGTTTATACTAATAGGCAGATCTTAAAAGAAGTGACTGGTATTACTTCATCTCAAGGTATTGGTGGATTTATCAAAAGACTAGAAAAACTAGGTTTTGCTAGAGAGATAAATTTACCTAGTGTAGAAGAAACTAATAAAACTTATAAGATAATAGGTATTACTTCACAAGGTATGGCTGAAACTAATCATCTTGATAGAAGAGGTTTTGAGATAAGTAAACTTAAACATAGTCAGCTATTACATAAGTTTCTTTGTCAGCAGATACATTTACAAGTAATTAAACAAAACCATAAATATATCAGTGGTAGATGGCTAACTGATGACTGGTTTGGTGGCAAAAATGTTAAAAGACCTGATGCAATTATTATTACAGAAGATAATCAAAAGATAGCTATAGAAGCTGAGCGAACAATAAAAAGTAAATATCGCTATCAGCAGATAATAGTTCAATATCTGAAAATGATAAAAGCTAATCAGATAACTAAAGTTAGATATGTGATGCCAGATCAAGCTAAGGCTCAAATGGTTGAAAAAGCTATAAAGTCAATAAAATCAGTGACTATTTCAACTAATGGGCAGAAACGACAATTCAATCTAACTGAAGATGTTTGGAAATGGTTTGAGTTTACACCTATATAA
- a CDS encoding helicase HerA domain-containing protein, with amino-acid sequence MKNQNISKDMSTIGITFYLAVSLPIISCIVILLSYNIDGLDMVLSTISSLVDYSGFKTDGGWYFRLLLLLPVISISHYIGFKMLQNQETTFEIQLLQGLSVIFYTIIISIFFIGVGWVMAVYVTRAFSYMHFFGNPIERFNQIISVNPYLRAYDLLSNYIWTNIAIFYIALLVFIIIQFVLSKTLYAKKIEPFFSQYMTEKANNNRKIEGIKSSKDELNELDIKLKKLKTFEPSNFFNKNHTFIARDIENKKPIYIDDKKIINKELPHFAIVGASSSGKGVFSQVFLVQMILKNQSVIVFDPNDDDHMMKNLKYNAERMGKKFHLIDFNDYEIPQIDILQQCKKGEFRRLTNVLFPALKIRNSEGNYHAKFSRKARRVYEKVLKEADEVKCMYDLHKQVFEIYNEDYFRADNGDIPQFVQEFLDFADIPMFKVKESISIAKAIENGDVIYVSCPEMSEDDEITYLCKAFFVRVLQIIKSRRLEDTNHVFLFVDEFAEFVNKTVKSAIEQVRKKRCTILMNMTSFESLDGIDSDVKGSAVITTVKNNSLKLIYQQPHEDLSEKASKMTGEKIVNIEHNHIKRNEALQEINQIMETTQIPQKVNIYSATMLANLPPKVGIFVGQGLPRLVQTEVLKYPESVEFPTVLQAEPYSVNDSETNSEDDNDIMGAL; translated from the coding sequence ATGAAAAATCAAAATATATCTAAAGATATGTCAACTATAGGTATTACATTTTATCTGGCAGTATCGTTACCGATAATCTCATGCATAGTAATACTTTTATCATATAATATAGACGGGTTAGATATGGTCTTGTCTACTATATCAAGCCTTGTTGATTATTCAGGCTTTAAGACAGATGGGGGCTGGTATTTTAGATTATTGTTACTATTACCAGTAATATCTATTTCTCATTATATTGGATTTAAAATGTTACAAAATCAAGAGACAACATTTGAAATTCAATTGCTTCAAGGGCTATCAGTAATATTCTACACTATTATAATCTCTATATTTTTTATAGGTGTAGGCTGGGTGATGGCAGTTTATGTTACAAGAGCCTTTAGCTATATGCATTTTTTTGGCAATCCAATAGAACGATTTAATCAGATTATTAGTGTTAATCCTTACTTAAGGGCTTACGATCTACTATCAAATTATATATGGACTAATATTGCTATTTTCTATATTGCTTTATTAGTGTTTATAATAATACAGTTTGTCTTATCAAAAACTTTATATGCTAAAAAAATAGAGCCATTTTTTTCTCAGTATATGACAGAAAAAGCTAACAATAATAGAAAAATAGAAGGGATTAAAAGCTCAAAAGATGAATTAAATGAACTAGATATTAAGCTAAAAAAGCTAAAAACTTTTGAGCCATCAAATTTTTTTAATAAAAATCACACATTCATAGCTAGAGATATAGAAAATAAAAAACCTATATATATAGATGATAAAAAAATTATAAATAAAGAACTACCACATTTTGCGATAGTTGGAGCTAGTAGTTCTGGTAAAGGAGTTTTTTCACAAGTTTTTTTAGTACAGATGATTTTAAAGAATCAATCTGTAATTGTTTTTGATCCGAATGATGATGATCATATGATGAAAAATCTTAAATATAATGCTGAAAGAATGGGTAAAAAATTTCATCTGATAGATTTTAATGACTATGAAATTCCACAAATTGATATTTTACAACAATGTAAAAAAGGCGAATTTAGAAGGCTAACAAATGTATTATTTCCAGCACTAAAAATTAGAAATTCAGAGGGTAATTATCATGCTAAGTTCTCAAGAAAGGCTAGAAGAGTATATGAAAAGGTACTAAAAGAAGCAGATGAAGTTAAATGTATGTATGACCTACATAAACAAGTTTTTGAAATATATAATGAGGATTATTTCAGAGCTGATAATGGAGATATTCCTCAGTTTGTACAAGAATTTTTAGATTTTGCAGATATTCCAATGTTTAAAGTGAAGGAAAGTATATCTATAGCAAAAGCAATTGAAAATGGAGATGTTATATATGTTTCATGTCCTGAAATGTCAGAGGATGATGAGATTACATATCTATGTAAGGCTTTTTTTGTAAGAGTTTTACAGATCATAAAGTCTAGAAGGTTAGAGGATACTAATCATGTTTTCTTATTTGTTGATGAGTTTGCTGAGTTTGTTAATAAAACCGTAAAATCAGCAATTGAACAAGTGCGTAAAAAGAGGTGTACTATTCTAATGAATATGACATCATTTGAAAGCTTAGATGGTATAGATTCTGATGTTAAAGGATCAGCGGTTATAACTACAGTTAAGAATAATTCTCTAAAACTTATTTATCAACAGCCACATGAAGATCTGTCTGAAAAAGCCAGTAAAATGACTGGAGAGAAGATAGTTAATATTGAGCATAACCATATAAAAAGAAATGAGGCCTTACAAGAAATAAATCAAATAATGGAAACCACTCAAATTCCTCAAAAGGTAAATATTTATAGTGCAACAATGCTTGCTAACTTACCTCCTAAGGTTGGTATATTTGTTGGTCAGGGATTACCTAGATTAGTCCAAACAGAGGTTCTTAAATATCCAGAAAGCGTAGAATTTCCAACGGTTCTACAAGCTGAACCTTATAGTGTCAATGACTCTGAAACAAACTCAGAAGATGATAATGATATTATGGGGGCTTTATGA
- a CDS encoding antirestriction protein ArdA, which translates to MTTNYEPQIYIACLASYNNGILYGKWINANQDVSALEDEIQEILADSPMPDAEEWAIHDYEDFDNLGLSEYESLETISQVAQNIVEHDELFIEAYKYTNSIDEAIEMINDRFIGLYDSVEDYAEETTDISSISEYLRYYIDFQSLARDIELSGDITTFEVDNQVAVFF; encoded by the coding sequence ATGACAACAAACTACGAGCCTCAAATCTATATTGCATGTTTAGCAAGCTATAACAATGGTATCTTATACGGTAAATGGATTAACGCAAACCAAGATGTTTCTGCTTTAGAAGATGAAATCCAAGAGATTTTAGCAGATTCACCTATGCCAGATGCTGAAGAGTGGGCAATACATGATTATGAAGATTTTGATAATTTAGGTTTGTCAGAGTATGAAAGCTTAGAGACTATTTCTCAAGTAGCTCAAAACATTGTAGAACATGATGAGCTTTTTATAGAAGCTTATAAATATACAAATAGCATTGATGAAGCTATTGAAATGATAAATGATCGTTTCATAGGCTTATATGACTCAGTTGAAGATTATGCAGAAGAAACTACTGATATTTCATCAATTTCAGAATATCTAAGATATTATATCGACTTTCAATCTCTAGCTCGCGATATTGAGTTATCAGGTGATATAACAACCTTTGAAGTTGATAATCAAGTAGCTGTTTTCTTTTAA
- a CDS encoding AAA family ATPase: MLNKNSDQQFDMNNISSILINEAESVNWTLDKINELTNKFNQGEISDSKYKKMKQSHLDMLNFFIKSSIKKNLTDENTDVVESIDQSIGFFEFCNIVSSAYKEIQNQVASKKVQALSWDEVVAKDLRSKEFLLEPIIKEKDLIMVYAERGVGKTHLSTGIAWAISTGTSFLSWEANRSVNTLFIDGEMPLVSIRDRLMNLSNGLSNSQFKIVSHDTLLADQVMPDLSTLEGQDSLEDLVDWADFIVLDNLATLCRSGRENTTEAWRITQDWLLSLRAKGKTILLVDHAGKNGTNRGSSAKQDVLDTVLCLKHPSDYEYEQGARFIVKVEKNRNGEKIEDIEVHLVNGHWNISTAKQSRDERIIEMYQSDMTQRDIAQEMDCSLGLVSKVVKAYKQNKK; the protein is encoded by the coding sequence ATGTTAAATAAAAACTCAGATCAGCAATTTGATATGAATAACATAAGTTCTATTTTGATTAATGAAGCTGAGTCTGTGAATTGGACATTAGATAAAATTAATGAGCTTACAAATAAATTTAATCAGGGAGAGATTTCTGATAGTAAATATAAAAAAATGAAACAGTCACATTTAGATATGTTGAACTTCTTTATTAAAAGTTCAATCAAAAAAAATCTAACAGATGAAAATACAGATGTAGTTGAGAGCATAGATCAAAGCATTGGTTTCTTTGAGTTTTGCAATATTGTTAGTTCAGCATATAAGGAGATCCAGAACCAAGTAGCATCTAAAAAAGTTCAAGCATTATCATGGGATGAAGTAGTTGCTAAGGATTTAAGATCTAAAGAATTTTTGCTTGAGCCTATCATAAAAGAAAAAGATTTAATAATGGTATACGCAGAACGAGGTGTAGGAAAAACGCATTTATCTACAGGGATAGCTTGGGCAATATCTACAGGTACAAGTTTTCTCAGTTGGGAAGCTAATAGATCTGTAAATACATTATTTATAGATGGAGAAATGCCTTTGGTAAGCATAAGAGACAGATTAATGAATCTATCTAATGGACTTTCCAATAGCCAATTTAAAATTGTAAGTCATGATACTTTATTAGCTGATCAGGTAATGCCAGATCTATCAACCCTAGAAGGACAAGACTCTCTCGAAGATCTTGTTGATTGGGCTGATTTTATAGTTTTGGATAATTTAGCCACTCTTTGTCGTAGTGGTAGGGAGAATACAACAGAAGCATGGCGTATTACGCAAGACTGGTTGTTGAGCCTTAGAGCTAAGGGTAAAACTATTCTTTTGGTAGATCATGCTGGCAAAAATGGAACTAATAGAGGTTCCTCAGCCAAGCAAGATGTGTTGGATACTGTATTGTGCTTAAAGCATCCTTCTGATTATGAGTACGAGCAGGGTGCTCGGTTTATAGTGAAGGTTGAGAAAAATCGTAATGGCGAAAAAATTGAGGATATAGAGGTTCACTTAGTGAATGGGCATTGGAATATTTCGACTGCTAAGCAATCTAGAGATGAGCGAATAATTGAAATGTATCAATCTGATATGACTCAGAGAGATATAGCACAAGAGATGGATTGTAGCCTTGGATTAGTTAGTAAGGTTGTCAAAGCGTACAAACAAAATAAAAAGTAG
- a CDS encoding type I restriction-modification system subunit M — MQKTTQKEINQIVWNACDTFRGTLNPDGYKDYILSMLFVKYLSDFYKEKKEQLSQRYNGDEKMIERALSREKFRLDDSCTFDYLLANKDKENLGEIINAALDRIEEDNPQKLTGIFRGVDFNDAKSLGDTKDRNSILKNLLKDFNNPKLDLSPSKLEGNDVIGDSYEYLIANFASDSGKKGGEFFTPSQVSSLLAMLVQAKEGDEIYDPTCGSGSLLIKAAKEIGSNNFAIYGQERNSTTHSLCRMNMFLHDINDANIQHGDTIRNPRILENDKLKKFDVVVANPPFSLDKWGADDVTSDVYSRFEFGIPPKSKGDYAFIQHMLASLNESGRMAVVVPHGVLFRGAAEGKIRQQIIDNNLLDAVIGLPSNLFFGTSIPACIMVFKKQKDSNDVLFIDASNEFEKGKNQNKLTDDNIKKIFDTYKSRESLEKYSHVASLEEIKENDYNLNIPRYVDTFEEEEPVDIEATKQTIAELEAKREELKTKMAEYLEELGV, encoded by the coding sequence ATGCAAAAAACAACACAAAAAGAGATTAATCAAATAGTTTGGAATGCTTGCGATACATTTAGAGGAACACTAAACCCAGATGGTTATAAAGACTATATTCTTAGCATGCTATTTGTGAAATATCTATCAGATTTCTACAAAGAGAAAAAAGAGCAGTTATCACAAAGATATAATGGTGATGAAAAAATGATAGAAAGAGCTCTCTCTAGAGAAAAGTTTAGATTAGATGATAGTTGTACTTTTGATTATCTATTAGCTAATAAAGATAAAGAAAATCTCGGTGAAATTATCAATGCTGCTCTAGATAGAATAGAGGAAGATAACCCACAAAAACTAACTGGTATATTTAGAGGCGTTGATTTTAACGATGCTAAAAGTCTAGGTGATACTAAAGACAGAAATAGCATACTAAAAAACCTACTAAAAGATTTTAATAACCCTAAACTAGATCTATCACCGAGTAAATTAGAGGGCAACGATGTCATTGGCGATAGTTATGAGTATCTGATTGCTAACTTTGCGAGTGATTCGGGTAAAAAAGGTGGTGAATTTTTTACACCTAGCCAAGTATCATCATTGTTAGCTATGCTAGTACAAGCAAAAGAGGGTGATGAGATCTATGACCCTACTTGTGGCTCAGGCTCTTTATTGATAAAAGCAGCTAAAGAAATTGGCTCTAACAACTTTGCAATCTATGGGCAAGAGCGAAATAGCACTACTCATTCACTATGTCGTATGAATATGTTTTTGCATGATATAAATGATGCAAATATCCAACATGGCGATACGATTAGAAATCCACGTATTTTAGAAAATGATAAGCTTAAAAAGTTCGATGTAGTTGTTGCTAACCCACCATTTAGTTTGGATAAATGGGGCGCGGATGATGTTACTAGTGATGTGTATAGCCGTTTTGAGTTTGGTATACCGCCAAAGTCAAAAGGTGACTATGCTTTTATCCAGCACATGTTAGCTAGTCTAAATGAGTCTGGTCGTATGGCTGTGGTTGTGCCTCATGGAGTGCTATTCCGTGGTGCCGCAGAGGGCAAAATTAGACAGCAGATTATAGATAATAATCTCTTAGATGCTGTGATAGGCTTACCAAGTAATCTTTTCTTTGGCACTTCGATACCTGCTTGTATTATGGTATTCAAAAAGCAAAAAGATAGTAATGATGTGCTATTTATAGATGCTAGTAATGAGTTTGAAAAAGGCAAAAACCAAAACAAACTAACAGATGATAATATCAAAAAGATATTTGATACTTATAAGTCTAGAGAAAGCTTAGAAAAATATAGCCATGTTGCGAGTTTAGAAGAAATCAAAGAAAATGACTACAACCTAAATATCCCTAGATATGTAGATACTTTTGAGGAAGAAGAGCCTGTAGATATCGAGGCGACTAAGCAAACTATAGCAGAGCTAGAAGCAAAGAGAGAAGAATTGAAAACTAAAATGGCTGAGTATTTGGAAGAGTTGGGTGTTTAA
- a CDS encoding SIR2 family protein, translating to MSDNIKFEVDQSDVLNVSNKIPIEKIYDHNINILIGSGASFGLFPTLAIALDNGSHTIETLATKFDADEKRDLKTLLFMHYYKECIKPVADFNLDDCSTGDQKKVIENYKTFLNTLLTLLGRKNNKKINLFTTNYDGCLPLVANELLKEREFIINDGTLGFQKKYLKASNFNIFSSKTGVFDQYKVDIPQINLINLHGSIYWSKEKESITVDYIKTHQEISVCNDLQAFSNILTDESKKISDVESYTYQDCSCDSESFWQEYNNLPIVNPTKWKFHETVFEEHYYQMLRLMSYELEKPSCVLITFGFSFADEHIENLVKRSLSNPNLQVFICCFNDKEKENMKEKFSQYQNVKYICADEEILDFTKFNSEIFSIGDSNK from the coding sequence ATGAGTGATAATATTAAATTTGAAGTAGATCAATCGGATGTTCTGAATGTTAGCAATAAAATCCCTATAGAGAAAATATATGATCATAACATTAATATTTTAATAGGTTCAGGAGCGTCTTTTGGGTTGTTTCCAACTTTAGCTATAGCTTTAGATAATGGGAGTCATACTATTGAAACTCTAGCAACTAAATTTGATGCAGATGAAAAAAGAGATTTAAAGACATTATTGTTTATGCACTACTATAAGGAATGTATAAAACCAGTAGCAGATTTTAACTTAGATGATTGTAGTACAGGTGATCAAAAAAAAGTTATAGAAAACTATAAGACTTTTCTAAACACTTTATTAACTCTTCTGGGTCGAAAGAATAATAAAAAAATAAATTTATTTACAACTAATTATGATGGTTGCTTGCCTTTGGTTGCTAATGAATTACTCAAAGAAAGAGAGTTTATCATAAATGATGGAACATTAGGGTTTCAAAAAAAGTATTTAAAAGCCAGTAATTTTAATATCTTTAGCAGTAAAACAGGAGTTTTTGACCAGTACAAGGTCGATATACCACAAATTAATCTTATTAATTTGCATGGCTCTATTTATTGGAGTAAAGAAAAAGAAAGTATTACTGTTGATTATATTAAAACTCATCAAGAAATAAGTGTTTGTAATGATTTACAAGCATTTAGCAATATTCTTACTGATGAAAGTAAAAAAATATCTGATGTTGAAAGTTATACTTATCAAGACTGTAGTTGTGATAGCGAGAGTTTTTGGCAAGAATATAATAATCTACCAATTGTAAACCCAACTAAATGGAAATTTCACGAGACTGTTTTTGAAGAACACTATTATCAAATGCTTAGGCTAATGAGCTATGAGTTAGAGAAACCATCATGTGTACTTATAACTTTTGGCTTCTCTTTCGCTGATGAGCATATAGAAAATTTAGTTAAAAGATCACTTTCTAATCCAAATCTACAAGTATTTATATGTTGTTTTAATGATAAAGAAAAAGAGAATATGAAAGAGAAGTTTTCTCAGTATCAGAATGTTAAATATATTTGTGCTGATGAGGAAATTTTAGATTTTACTAAATTTAATAGTGAAATTTTCTCAATTGGAGACTCAAATAAATGA
- the nhaA gene encoding Na+/H+ antiporter NhaA, producing MSKIHDSEVKSARLPKEFINKLSNPLSRFLHIEAIGGLILLFSTIVALIISNSPWANGFSQIWETKLGVHISSYDFSKSIKEWINDGLMTLFFFIISLELKRYFAFGGVAKFREGMFATLAAFGGMLVPVIIYIILLQGRSEISSWATVMVTDTAFVVGALGILGSRINNSLRIFLLSLAIVDDVCSILVVTFFYSHRLYWLIIILAISVLIIIRLMTITGVRDLKIYLVIGCIIWILFDASGIHATIAGVILGLMTPSRRWVDDTRLYNILNNVTSHPTNKENSYDTKDRHTLYMAEIAIRESLSPIERLIVTLHPWVNFVILPLFILANASITLSFENINSYLIFSIFIAFALGKPIGVLLFSWLAVVTKIAKFPADLNWGLLTGGAILAGAGFTMALFIANLASQEQFMNSIKIAILLASSFSIIFGLLYLTIYSHIRNQKLKD from the coding sequence ATGAGTAAAATACATGACTCTGAGGTAAAGTCAGCACGCTTACCTAAAGAATTTATAAACAAACTATCAAATCCACTATCTCGCTTTCTACATATAGAAGCTATAGGTGGATTAATACTATTATTTTCTACAATAGTAGCTTTAATTATATCAAATTCTCCTTGGGCTAATGGTTTTAGTCAAATTTGGGAAACAAAACTTGGGGTTCATATAAGTTCTTATGATTTTTCAAAATCAATAAAAGAATGGATTAATGATGGATTAATGACTCTATTTTTTTTCATCATATCGCTTGAATTAAAAAGGTATTTTGCCTTTGGAGGAGTAGCCAAGTTTCGCGAAGGTATGTTTGCCACATTAGCAGCATTCGGTGGAATGTTAGTACCTGTAATAATTTATATTATTCTACTACAAGGTAGATCAGAAATATCCTCATGGGCTACTGTAATGGTTACAGATACAGCTTTTGTTGTTGGAGCTTTGGGGATATTAGGTTCTCGAATTAATAATAGCTTACGTATTTTTCTTCTTTCTTTAGCTATTGTTGATGATGTCTGTTCTATACTTGTGGTAACTTTTTTTTATAGTCATCGTTTATATTGGTTGATAATTATACTAGCAATAAGTGTATTAATCATAATTCGTTTGATGACTATAACTGGTGTTCGTGATCTAAAAATATATCTTGTAATCGGATGTATAATATGGATTTTGTTTGATGCCTCTGGAATTCATGCTACGATTGCAGGGGTGATTTTAGGTTTAATGACTCCTTCTAGAAGATGGGTTGATGATACAAGGTTATATAATATTCTTAATAATGTAACATCTCATCCTACAAATAAGGAAAATAGTTATGATACTAAAGATAGGCATACCTTATATATGGCAGAAATAGCTATTCGTGAATCATTATCACCTATAGAAAGATTAATAGTAACTCTACATCCATGGGTTAATTTTGTTATACTTCCACTTTTTATACTAGCAAATGCAAGCATAACTCTCTCATTTGAGAATATAAATAGCTATCTTATATTTTCTATATTCATAGCTTTTGCCTTAGGTAAACCTATTGGTGTATTATTATTTAGTTGGCTAGCTGTAGTTACAAAAATTGCTAAGTTCCCAGCTGATCTAAATTGGGGATTATTGACTGGAGGAGCAATACTAGCAGGAGCTGGGTTCACAATGGCACTATTTATTGCCAATCTGGCTTCACAGGAACAATTTATGAATAGCATCAAAATTGCTATATTATTAGCTTCCAGCTTTTCTATTATTTTTGGACTTCTTTATTTAACAATATACTCTCATATAAGAAATCAAAAACTTAAAGATTAG
- a CDS encoding restriction endonuclease subunit S, with protein MNKDAESKKVPKLRFKEFSGEWVEKKLGDVSAFSKGKGISKNDISENGIECIRYGELYTKYSETINEIHSKTNLRIDDLVLSKSGDIIIPASGETAIDIATASCVMKDNVALSGDINIIRTLQNGVYLSYYLNNSKKYEIARLSQGISVIHLYSSQLKTLKINLPTLPEQQKIADCLSTWDDSIENLKSLVENKKLYKKGMMQKLFSQEVRFKDDDGSDYPEWVEKNVTSIAKTSIGLVTTMTTSYVEDGVYLIRNSDIKPNKINIKKLINLDFAFDEKNKTRRLQKNDVVTVHTGDIGVSAVISSKLDGAQGFATLNTRIKNTNEISPDYLCWYYNSEKNIKYAKAMSTGDGRSNYNLKDFNKAIIPVPCLAEQTKIANFLSALDDEIELLEQELEQLQLQKKGLMQGMFV; from the coding sequence ATGAACAAAGATGCAGAATCTAAAAAAGTCCCTAAACTAAGATTTAAAGAGTTTAGTGGTGAGTGGGTAGAAAAAAAGCTTGGTGATGTATCTGCTTTTTCTAAGGGAAAAGGTATATCAAAAAATGATATTTCCGAAAATGGTATTGAATGTATAAGATATGGAGAACTGTATACAAAATATAGTGAAACCATTAATGAAATACATTCTAAAACAAATTTGCGTATTGATGATTTAGTTTTAAGTAAAAGTGGAGATATAATCATTCCAGCATCTGGAGAAACTGCTATTGACATTGCTACAGCATCATGTGTCATGAAAGATAATGTAGCTCTTAGTGGTGATATTAATATAATAAGAACACTTCAAAATGGTGTGTATTTATCTTATTATTTGAATAATTCTAAAAAGTATGAAATAGCTAGGTTATCTCAAGGTATATCGGTTATCCATTTATATTCCTCGCAGCTTAAAACTTTAAAAATCAACCTCCCAACCCTCCCAGAACAACAAAAAATAGCCGACTGCCTTAGCACATGGGATGATTCAATTGAAAATTTAAAATCACTAGTTGAAAATAAAAAACTCTACAAAAAAGGCATGATGCAGAAGCTTTTTAGCCAAGAAGTTCGCTTTAAAGATGATGATGGTAGCGACTACCCTGAGTGGGTGGAGAAGAATGTAACAAGTATAGCAAAAACATCTATTGGCTTAGTTACAACTATGACTACTTCATATGTAGAAGATGGAGTATATCTTATTAGAAATTCTGATATAAAACCTAATAAGATAAATATAAAAAAATTAATAAATTTAGATTTTGCTTTTGATGAAAAAAATAAAACTAGAAGGCTTCAGAAAAATGATGTTGTAACAGTTCATACTGGAGACATTGGTGTTTCAGCAGTTATATCTAGTAAACTGGATGGGGCTCAAGGATTTGCAACATTAAACACTAGAATAAAAAATACTAATGAGATTTCACCAGATTATTTATGTTGGTATTACAACTCAGAAAAGAATATTAAATATGCTAAAGCAATGTCTACAGGAGATGGTAGGAGTAATTATAATTTAAAAGATTTCAATAAGGCAATAATACCTGTACCATGCCTAGCAGAACAAACTAAAATAGCTAACTTTTTATCTGCTCTTGATGATGAGATAGAGCTATTAGAGCAGGAGCTAGAGCAGTTACAGCTTCAGAAAAAAGGACTAATGCAGGGGATGTTTGTGTGA